The genome window CAACAGTTCCAGTCATAAAGACAGGATCATCATTTTTCAACCGATCTGCCTCCGTAGCATGTAGGGCATAAGGAACGCTCAGCAGTTGCGTCGTGCCTATATCGACAAAATTGCTTCCGGAAGTAGGATCAATCTCTACCTTTAAATAGTATTCGGCTTTCCCCCAATTGATAGTGGTTAGATTCATGCCCGCGCTTCCTACAGACACATTGAATATTCCATTGGAACCAGTAACCGGCGTGTGCTCTTCTTCGAAATAGACATTTGAGTTTGGCGCTGTTTCGTAGATAGTAAGTCGAAGTCTTACAAGCTGATTCGCAACAATCTTACCAGCCGCGTCCCGCGCCACTCCTTGGAAGCTGAACTGCTGCGGTGCCTGAGCGTTGCAAAGCAGCGAACATAGCAATAGTAAAGCCACGGCAATCGGTCTTAAATAATTCGGAAAGACTTTTACCGCCCGCATGTGTAAGTGTAGAGTCCTGTTTCTCATAGTTTAATCTGTTTTTTTAGTATAATGAATGTGCATGCCTTGGGGCGATGCCCTTATTTGAGCCTAATGTTCTGTATTAATCCGCAGAGATGAAAAATCCAATGAGCAAGAGGTGAGATTGAGTTATCTAAGGGTGAGATTTACGCTCAGCGGAAAGCGTATTAATTTTCATTCTCCGGATCGTCTGGAAGCACCCGTGTTTGGTCGTAAACATGGTTTTTATCCCGGCCACTATATTGCCCCGTCGCTTTGAAAGAGCCGGGGTCGGCACCTGGAACAGTATATCCCCGATAGTATACTTGTTTATGATCACGGGCATAATAGGAACTGCTTACATAGCCGGGAACATCGGTGTCCAGCCGTACGATTTCAAATGTTGCCGCATCCACATCGACCAGCTCCTTGATCGAGTCATTCATTAATCCACCATAATAATAGACCCTGTGATCTCTTACGTGGTAGCCTGCGGGTGTGAGCGCACCGGGCTTGAAAACACCTTTTTTATACGAACATCCAATGCATTTCGAACAAATCCATACAAGACAAATAACCACCAATATGCCAAGCAGATATCTCATTTCTTCATAAAAGTTAGATGAATCGATAAGGTTATCGCATTTGTCCATAGCCTCAAAATCCGATGATTTTCCGGCTGGCGCTATTGAGGGATAGGTCGTTGCTGGTTGCTAAGCACAGAAAGCCAGGCGCTTGGCCGGGCGCAAAAAAAAGGCTGTCTCAAAACGAGACAGCCTTTTCCTGATCACATAACGCTATATAAACTCTTACTTATTTTTTCAGGATCTTGGAAGAATATGCGCCTTCTTCATTCACAATGTTTACAATGTACAAACCCGTTGCGAAAGACTGAACATTTACTTTGAGCTCTGTCTGGTTTTGGGTGGGCGTAGCTTGGTAAACCTGTTTTCCATTTAGTGTCAGAATTTCAAATTTTTTCACTGGTGAGTAACTTTTCACTGTCACTTCGTCCTGCGTTGGATTCGGGTAGAAATCTACTGCAAGCCTTGCATCGCATGTTCCGGCTTCAACGCTGCGGATCGCACTATATTCAAACGTTTCATCATTATCAACTTGTTGCAGACGGTAGTAATAAAATTTCGAAGGAGCCGATTCTCTGCTGAAAGGGGCGTCGCTGTATGTATATGTATCCTGCGTTGTGCTGTAATTAATGCGGTTGAGCGAGGTGAAGTTTTTTGCGTCCGTTGAGCGCTCCACTACAAAGTGTGAGAAATTTTTAGCTTCCGTAACAGCCCATTTCAACTGAACATCGCAATTTTCATTTTTTGCTGTGAAGCTTGCCAATGTTACAGGCAATGTGCCTGTTGGCGGAGGTGTTGTGAAGCATTTGCCGTCAGGGGTAGACACCGGGTAAGTGACTTCAACGATTTTCCAGGGAGTAACTGTAATCCTTACTTTCGCGCCTTCGTTGAGGATCGATGAATAGCGATCAGTAACTTCTACCCACTTTTCGCCATCCTTTTCCCAACCCGGCCAAGCCATTCCCGCTCCGTTCTCGTCCACCGCTGCGCCTGGGAATAAAATGCTGCCTTTCAACGGTAACTCACTGTTTTCCTGGATAATACTTTCGTCAGAATTGATCCATTCTATTTTCGCAGTCTCTCCGGTTGCAGGGTAATTTGGTGTTATTGTATATTCCAACCATGGCGCATTGTTGATGCATTTTGATTCAACTGTCACTTCGATCGCTTTCTCAACAGGCTCAGGAATGGAAGGTAAAAATGGCCAGAAATGAACCTCGTCGCGGGTGTGTACAAAGCTCTTGGCAATGATCTGTCCGTTGATATTTCCATTGTTTTCTTTGATCAAATTGGCGCAGGGAGCGAAAATAGTCCCGTGGATCGGCGTGTTGCCGCCTAGTACCAGCTTGTCGGTCGCATCCGGGAAGTTGTAGATCACGTAGCTCCCTTGCGGATCGGACAATCCGCCCACGCTTGGGAAATTAATGATTGGATTGTTGCCCTTCGACGCCGCAAATGTTGGGAAGTCTACAATGTTGATAATCAATGCAAATGGACCTGTATAGCTTGCATCTCCCAGTTGCGGGCCTTGTGGGATATGTTCGATGTTTGTGTTTCCTATTCTATCCCAAACTGCTCCTGAAACAGTCAGGACATTGATCTTGTTAGGGTCAACGATAATCTTTGGGTTATTCCCGATTTTCGAAGGGTCCAGGTAAGGCCCCGTTTCCATTCCCGTAATGATATTCCCATTCTGATCGCGGATCGCCAGGTTGTCTTTCATGTCTCTCAGCTGGTTCGAGCGCTTCATGAAAGTGGTGAAAGCCCCATCTATATCGATCTGATCGCTGCCTGTACCGAACACGTTCTGGCAAATCGGATTCTCACTATCGCTTACTTTCGGAGACCAGGTGTTTACATTGGCATTGATCGTAATGTTTGGCGTATCGCTGTAATTGGCTGTGCTTCCGGTAATCCGGATAGTCGACTCCGCATTGTTATTATCCTTATACCAGACACGCAAAGGCGTTGCCGCATTGGCATCTGCTGGTGCACATTGCCCGATTTTCAGATAATTATCACCATTGATGGTAAGGCTTCCGCTATTGAGCTTCACCCCGCCCCGTACGGCCAGCCCGATTGACGCACCGCCCACAAAGAATACGCCGTGGTTTTTATTAAAGCTGATCTGATATTGATTAGTAGTAAGATTACCGCCGATGGCAACAGGACCTTCTGTTTCATTGGAGATAAAAGTTGCATCGCCTTTTACAAAAATATTAAATCGCTTGGCGGCTGCGGTTGGGCTTTGCGCCCGGGCATCATTCAAATTCAGTATGACAGATGCGAGAAGGGTTACGAGTAAAAGTTTGGCTGACATTGTTGAGTTACTTTTAATTACTCAACGAAAGTAGCCGACGCCAAAAAGTTTGTAATTCTTTTTGTGACAACCCGGCGAATGCTTGGGGTGATTTCTGAAAATTCAGGGGTTTCCAAAATTTACAAATTGCACTTTCTTCATATCACCGCTTGGAACTTAATAACTAAATGGAGTCCCA of Dyadobacter chenhuakuii contains these proteins:
- a CDS encoding choice-of-anchor A family protein, whose amino-acid sequence is MSAKLLLVTLLASVILNLNDARAQSPTAAAKRFNIFVKGDATFISNETEGPVAIGGNLTTNQYQISFNKNHGVFFVGGASIGLAVRGGVKLNSGSLTINGDNYLKIGQCAPADANAATPLRVWYKDNNNAESTIRITGSTANYSDTPNITINANVNTWSPKVSDSENPICQNVFGTGSDQIDIDGAFTTFMKRSNQLRDMKDNLAIRDQNGNIITGMETGPYLDPSKIGNNPKIIVDPNKINVLTVSGAVWDRIGNTNIEHIPQGPQLGDASYTGPFALIINIVDFPTFAASKGNNPIINFPSVGGLSDPQGSYVIYNFPDATDKLVLGGNTPIHGTIFAPCANLIKENNGNINGQIIAKSFVHTRDEVHFWPFLPSIPEPVEKAIEVTVESKCINNAPWLEYTITPNYPATGETAKIEWINSDESIIQENSELPLKGSILFPGAAVDENGAGMAWPGWEKDGEKWVEVTDRYSSILNEGAKVRITVTPWKIVEVTYPVSTPDGKCFTTPPPTGTLPVTLASFTAKNENCDVQLKWAVTEAKNFSHFVVERSTDAKNFTSLNRINYSTTQDTYTYSDAPFSRESAPSKFYYYRLQQVDNDETFEYSAIRSVEAGTCDARLAVDFYPNPTQDEVTVKSYSPVKKFEILTLNGKQVYQATPTQNQTELKVNVQSFATGLYIVNIVNEEGAYSSKILKK
- a CDS encoding DKNYY domain-containing protein, with the translated sequence MRYLLGILVVICLVWICSKCIGCSYKKGVFKPGALTPAGYHVRDHRVYYYGGLMNDSIKELVDVDAATFEIVRLDTDVPGYVSSSYYARDHKQVYYRGYTVPGADPGSFKATGQYSGRDKNHVYDQTRVLPDDPENEN